CGCAGGATCTTCGTCTCTATATCCGCTATAGATACTAAAATCTAACCGCCTTTGGCGGTTGGAAATGAAGGAAGGGATATTTTCAAGTTTAGAAACTGGCTTATTGTTTTTATTATTATTCTTCTTATCGCATCTTCTATTTTTTTATATATCTTTTCTTTGAACATCGAAAAAAATCTTCATAAAAAAGTAGCAGATACGATAACAAATTATCTCAATATGAGTCTCAATAAACAAAAATCACAAGCTTTGACAATGACAATTCTTCTATCACAAAATGAAGCCTTACAAGAAGCGCTCCTTGATCTAGATGAAGATAGAGGTTATGAGATTCTTTCTCAATCTCTCAACATACTCAAACAATATACCAATATCCAAGGTATTAAAGCGCAAGTTATAGCAAAAGATCTCACGATATTTGCACGAAATTGGGATAGGGATTTTGTTGGAATGCCACTTGAAGGATTTCGTAAAGATCTTTCAAGTTTTAAAATCAATAAACCAAAGGTCTCTATAGAAACAGGAAGACTGCTCTCTATTAAGGCGACTGCACCGATAAAAAAGGGTTATAAAACAATAGGATATATGGAGATAATATCTTTGTTTGAACCACTTACCTTGCAACTGAGGAAAATTGGTGTTGAGTTGTTAGTATTGATGCATGAAAAGTATCTTAATGTTGCAACGCTTATGCGTGATAACCCAATGATTGGAAAGTATGTGATTAGCAATAGAAATTATAATAGATTTGTTGTTGCTAAGATTACGCCCTCAATTTTACAGCAGATAGAGCAAAAAGGATATTTTTATAATGGTAAAAACCTATACTTTTATCACCCGATGTTTAATAGTAGAGGAGAGCGTTTAGGGATCTTTTTAATGGTTATAAATAATGAAGGAATAGAGAGATTTCAACATTACAAAGATACACTCTCATTTTTTCTCTCACTAGATAATAGTGAATTTCGTGATGTAATAAATGAATGGGAGCGACCTGAAGGTGGTTTTCGATCTGTTTATGATCGTAGTGTTGCCCAGTTTCTTAGCAAAAATGTAGATAGTGAACTAAAAAAAGATTTTGAATTTGAATTGAGAGAGATATTACAAAATTACACAAAAGAGGAGCTAATTGATATTATTGTAGAAAAAAATAGAATGACAAAAAAACGAGGAGTCATCAAGTGAAAATTATGGTTCTAGAAGATGAATATGCTCTTCGTATTAGTATTGAAGAGTTCTTGAATGATCTTGGCTTTGAAGTGATAAGTTTTGAGAGGGGTGATGAGCTTCTTGATGCACTTTACAGTGAGCCTTGTGATGCTCTTTTATTGGATGTAAAAGTTCCTGGAATCAATGGATTTGAACTACTTAAAGAGTTGAGGGAAGCTGGCAACGAAATACCCGCTATATTCATAACCTCTATGACACATGTAGATGATCTTGCAAGAGGGTTCGAGCTAGGTTGCTGTGATTATATAAAAAAACCATTTGATCTTAAAGAGTTGGAAGTACGGCTGAGAAATGTTTTAAAAAGAGAGTGTTTTGGTGCCAAAAAAGAGATTGTTGAGTTGCCAAATGGTTATACATATGATTTAGCAGCTTTTGAATTAAAGCAAAATGGCAAAAGCATACCTTTAACAAAACAGGAAAAAAGGATCTTGGAGCTTCTTATCAAGCAAAGAGGGAATGTTGTAAGCATTGAACAGTTTTGCGATGAAGTATGGGGAGAGTATGTGGATTCGGCCAATATTCGTGTGCATATAACGAAGCTGAGAAAAAAAATAGGTAAAGATATAATCAAAAATGTTCACGGGTTAGGATATAAAATTGATTCTTGATGCAAAAAAATACTCTTATCGCTATGCTCTTTTTTATACTTTGATTATAGCAACGCTTCTTTTTGTACCACTATTTGTCTATACCTCTTTGGTTTTAGATATTAATGAAGCCAAAAATGAGCGTGATCTCAAAGAGAAGGCTTTGCAAATAGTAGGTAAAATGGAAGAGTACAATAATGATGGTATTTTTCAATATCCCCGTTTTGCCAGTTTCAAATCTGGACTCTATGATGAGAACTTTAAACCAATTTTTTCACTTTTGGATTTTATTCCGGACTCTTTTAATTTGGGATATCATAAGCAACAAACAAAACGCTACTATATTGTAGAGCTTCCAGATGAACACTATTTTGGAGCAAAATATCTCATTGTTGCAAAAGAGTTTGATCCATGGAAAATATATAGAACCAGTTTTTTGATAGGGTTAGGGATTGTATTAATTCTTTTTCTCTTCTCTTACATTGTTCTTAAAAATTTTAGCCGCCCTTTTGAAAAAGTCAATCAAACACTTGATAATTTTATTAAAGACTCTATGCATGAGATTAATACGCCGCTTTCTATCATTAATGTCAATATTGATCTTTTCACAAGAAAGTTTGGTGAAAACCGTTATCTTTCCCGCATTAAATCAGCAGCAAAAACACTCAGTAATATCTATAATGATATGGATTATCTTATTAAAAAAGATCGCATTGAATACAAAAAAGAAAAAATTGATTTTTCAGCATTTTTGCAAGAGAGGGTTGATTATTTTCAAGAGATTGCAAATTTAAGACAAATTAAACTAATTGCCAAAATTAAACCAAACCTTTGTATTTATATAAATAAAACAAAACTACAACGAATTGTTGATAATACTCTTTCTAATGCCGTTAAATACTCAAAAGAGCGATCAAAAGTAAAAATTTACCTCATACGAGTTGGTCAAAAAGCGGTACTTACAGTAAAAGATTATGGTATTGGAATAGAACAACCGCAAAAGATTTTTAATCGCTTTTATAGAGAGGAGCATGACAAGGGAGGTTTTGGAATAGGTCTTAGCATTGTTCATAACATTATCAATCAAGAAAATATAACTTTAAAAGTTGTCTCCAAACCTTCGAGGGGAAGCGCTTTTATCTACTACTTCAATTTATCTGCATAATTACATAAATCATTTTTACAATTTTTTTACACTTTATAGTTACCATTTTGTTACCAATCAAGAAGGAGCCGATATGAAAAAAGGATTGATTGCAGTGGTGCTCTCCTCTTTAGTGCTTACTAGCCTGAGTGCGAAAGATTACAAAAGTGCCATTGAGTCGCCTGATGCGACGAAGATTTTAGAAAAAGATAAGCTCCCGCCTCCAAAAAAGTACATAATGCCAAAAAACTGTATTACAAAAGATCCTTTGGCAATCGCGAGAGGGAAGTTTATTTTCCATAATCTCAATGGAAAAAAGGCAAAAAAGGCACCTCCTACAGGTCTTACGCGCTATGTGGTTGTTAAGGGGAAGAAAAAGCCAAAGCAGTATGGAAACTGTGTGGCTTGTCATAATATCGAAGGTGCTATAGGTCCTGGAAATGTTGGTCCAGATTTGCACAATTATAAAAAACACTTTATAGATTCTGGTGTCAGAGACTATCAGTATGTCTATCAACAAATTGCAGATCCAAGAGTGTTTAATCCAACAACACACATGACTGTGAATCTAACTACAAAACTCTTTACGCCACAAGAGATTTGTGAAATTGTATCGTATATAGTAAGTGAGAAAAAGGAGAAATGATGGAAAGAAGAAGTTTTTTAAAAAGTTTAAGTGCTGTTCCAGCCCTTGGACTCGTGAGTCTTGGAAGTGTTAATCTCTTAGCAGATGCAAAGAAGGCGAAGCCAAAAGGAAAAAATGCGATTACCTTTAAAAAAGCACTCTCTGTAATAACAGATGGGAAAGGTGCCAAAGAGAGTAGTAAGGTAAAACTCATTGTTCCTGAAATTGCAGAAAATGGAGCTGTTGTTCCAGTTAAAGTGAATGTAGATGAGCCTATTGAAAATGTCAAATCGATTCATGTTTTATCTACAAAAAACTCTAACGCAAGATGTGCGGATGTTTTTTTGAGTCCAAGAAATGGAAAAGCCTATTTTGCAACGCGTATCAAACTGAGCGGAACACAAGAAGTCGTAGCTGTAGCGGTGTTAAAAGATGGAAGTGCTATTATGGCCAAAAAACCGGTTAAAGTAACTATTGGTGGATGTGGATAAGAAAAGGAGTAAACAATGGCTAAAAGAAAATCAATTATCAAAATCAAACCAAGAAAATATAAAGTAGGAGATGTAGTAAAAGTAGATTTTATTGTAATTCACCCGATGGAGACGGGGATGAGAAAAGATAAAAAGACAGGCAAAATCAAACCTATGCACTATATCAATGAGGTGAAGTTTTACTTCAATGATGAACTTTTTACGACAATTTTACCGTGGGAGACAGTTTCAACAAATCCCTATTTTTCAATCAATATGAAAGTAACAGGTCCTGGGAAAATCAAAGTTGTGTACAGAGATAATCTTGGTGAAGTACACGAAAAGAGTAAAAAAGTAAAGCCGAAAGGATAAGCCATGAAGAGATTACTATCCTTTGCCCTCTCGCTTGCTTTGGCCTCTTCATTGGCCATTGCTGATGAGAAACTGAGCATGACAGAAGCAGATCGTGCCCTTTATCAAGAGATGCTTGAAAACAATCCAGCAGACATTTTCGTAGAAGAGGGTGCAGAACTTCTTGAAGAGCTTGGTGGAGAAGAGGCACTTGCAAAATTTTTGGGAGTAAGCGAGGAAAAACTACCAAAATATATTGCAGGATTTCCAAGATATATCGACAAAATAGGAATGGTTGTAAGCATTGATCAGATGCTGCAAGCCTTTATGTATGACCAGGGTAAAAAGCCATATAAGCTCAAATCTGCATTGATGGATTCTTTGCAGGCCTATGTAAAGTCGATAGCTAATGGAGAGAAGATCAATATCGATGTGAATGCCAATGAGCATATGAAAAAAGCCTATAAACTAGGCAAGCAGATGTTTGAACTCAGACGAGGTAAAAGAGGCCTTTCTTGCTATAGTTGTCATAGTCCAGATGTTGTAGGTTTGCGACTTAGAATGCAGATACTACCAGATCTTGGTGATCCAAAAGTGAAAGCTGCCGCAACCTGGCCAGCATATAGAATGACAAAAGGAAAGATGTTTACACTGCAAAAGAGATTTCAGCAGTGTATGAAAAATGCTCTTTTGGCCAAAATCCCTTTAGGAAGCCCGCAGATGGTGGCGCTAGAAGTGTATGTAACGAATATGGCTAAGGGAGAAGAGATCCATATTCCAGGGTTAAAAAGGTAGATCATGAATATCAATAGACGTGATTTTTTACACATTGCAGCAGCCCTGGGCCTTATGGGTGTAAGTGGTGGAAAACTGCATGCGGCAAAAAGAGCCGATGAGGTGACAGCAAACGATATTTTGGATTTTGATCCAGTGGGAAAGGTGACGCTGCTTCATATTTGTGATATGCATGCGCATCTCAAACCACTCTACTGGAGAGAACCCTCAACGCTCATTAGTGCTAAAAATCTTGTAGGAACTCCAGGATTTTTGTGCGGAAAAGCCTTTATGGATTTTTATGGGATAAAGCCAAATACGTTGGAAGCCTATTTTGATACTTATCTCAATTTTGAAGAACTAGCAAAAAAGTTTGGGAAAATGGGTGGCGTAGCCCATATGAAGACGATTATAGATGAGGTGCGAAGAGACCGAGGCAAAGATAATGTATTGCTTTTAGATAGTGGCGATACTTGGCAAGGGACTGCCGTTGCACTAAAAACCAAGGGAGAAGCGATTGTAGATGCGCAAAACTATCTTGGTGTGGATGTGATGGTTGGACACTGGGAGTTTACCTATGGCAAAGAGCGTGTGATGGAGCTTCTTGATAAGCTCAATGCCGATTTTGTATCGCAAAATGTGGTAGATAATGATCCATTCAGTGATACATTTGAAGAAACCGTCTTCAAGCCTTATACTATCAAAGAGGTAGGCGGTGCAAAAATAGGAATTATTGGACAATCTTTTCCATTTACGTCCACTGCAAATCCAAAACGTTTTACCGAAGGGTGGAGTTTTGGTCTGCGGTTAGATTCTTTGCAGGGGTATGTGGATGAGTTAAGAAAAGAGAAAAAGGTTGATTGCGTTGTGCTTCTGAGTCACGATGGATTTAGTGTAGATCAAGAGGTGGCCAGGAAAGTGCATGGTATAGACTTTATCCTCAGTGGCCATACACACGATCCTGGACCAAAACCTATCACGATTAATGGGACAACTATTATTATAGCAGGAAGTCATGGGAAGTTTGTAGGAAGACTCGATATCGATATCCAAAAAGGGCGCGTGAAAGATTTTCGCTATAAGCTGATTCCTGTTGCATCAAAACTTATTCCTGCAGATAAAAAGGGAATAGAGCTAGTTGATAAATGGTATAAGCCATACAATAGAGAGCTGAGTCAAGTACTAGGAAAAACAAAAGGAACGCTTTATAAACGAGATACTTTCTATTCAACATTTGATGCACTCATAGGTGATGCAATACGTGATACGATGGATTGTGAAATATCCTTTACACCAGGGTATCGATGGGGAACCACGCTACTGCCTGGTGACGATATTTTGGTAGACAATGTTTATGAGATGACAGCAATTACCTATCCAGAAGTCTATACATTTGAGCTTAAAGGTGCAAAAATAGCGGCTTTACTTGAGGATATTGCAGATAACGTTTTCAATGCGAATCCTCTCTACCAACAGGGTGGGGATATGAGTCGGCTTGGTGGTGTGAGTTATGATATTAAAATAGCAGCACCTAGTGGTAAAAGAATTAGAAATCTCAAAGTCAACGGTAAAGATCTCGATCCAAATCGCAACTACGTTGTAAGTGCTTGGGGCGGAAATTTGCAAAATGCTGGCGAAAACCTGCGAGAAGCAAAAATCAAGCCAGTTTATGATGTGGTTGTAGATTATGTAAAACGTAAAGGAAAAGTGGATATTAGCAACAAATCCAATGTAAAAATTCTGGATTACGACTGTGGATGTCCCCAAAAAGGTGGGATATGTTCATAAATAAAGGAGATGGTATGAGATTATTAAAATTGAGCTTAGTAGCAGCAGTATGTATAGCAGGTGCCACAGCAACAACTGCAATGGCAAAAGAGAAAAGGACGCTTAAAGGTAATATGACACTCAAATATAATGTTTTGCCAGGTAATGCTGAAACTTTAAGTGAAATGTTTACAAAAGGGGAGTGGTATGGGAGAGTTCGCTTCAACTCCTTTCTTTGGGATTGGGATACAGAGTATGCAGGAAAGACAAAAGATAACTGGGCTATGGGAATTGGTGGTAGCTTAGAGTATAAAACTGCATATTGGAATGGACTAGGGGCAACTGCAGCTTTGTATACTTCTCAAAATCCATGGCACATGGACAAAGATGAAGTGAAGTTTGTTAAAGCTGGAAAAGATACTTTTTCAAGATATAAAGTTAAAAAAGATGGAACTTTTGGAATGACGGTTTTGGCACAAGCCTATCTTGAGTATAAACGGAACAAAACAAGTCTTAAAGTTGGACGCCAGATTTTTGAGAGTATGCTGACAAAAAGCAATGATACAAAGATGATCCCAAATACATTTGAAGGGTATAGCCTTACAAGCAGATATTTTAGTGGTACAACAATTAAACTCGCTTACTTTTTAAAGCAAAAACTGCGAGATCATACCTCTTTTCATGATGTGATCACTTTTAAAGATGCAAATGGCGAGAGCTGGGCAAATAATGATGATAGTGCAGTCAATAAAGCTTTGAGTTATGCAAACTTTGTGGCTGCTGGCAAAGATGCCAATCATGATCTAATTGTTGCAGAGATTGCAAACAAATCTCTTGTTCCAAATCTTAAAATCAAACTCAACTACACTATGGTTCCAGAAGTAGTAGCTCTTGGGGGAATAGAAGCCCACTATAAAATTCCTCTAGGAGACTATAACCTTGTGCCAGGATTTCGATATATCAAGCAGTGGGATAGAGGTGCAGATGATATAGGTGCTCTTGGTGTTGCAGTTGCAAACCTCAAAGGTAAAGGTGTAGGATACGATGATCCAGGCAGTGTTGATAGCTCTATCTGGATGGCGCGACTTGATCTTAAAGCCAAAAACAAAATCTGGTGGGCAAGAATTGGTTATTCCGAAGTAGCAGATGATGCAGATATCATTGCTCCATGGCGTGGTTTTCCAACAGGTGGATTTACAAGGGCAATGGCACAGTACAACTGGTATGCAAATACCAAAACGTGGATGGTGCGAGGCGTAGTAAATTTGGATAAAGCAGGAGTTGTTCCAGGACTTAAAGCAAGTTTGCGCTACGCAATGCAAGATTTTGATGATGATAAACCTGGTGTACAAGCAGATAGCAATATTATCCATTTAGATTTAGTTGAAAAGATCAAATCTGTTCCAGGACTCTATCTCAAGTTTAGAACAGGTATTGTGAGCGGTGATGATGATACTATAGCAGCGGATGGAAAACTTAAGAAAGATCCATCCTATAATGAATATCGCTTTGAGATTAATTACCTCTTCTAATGAAAGCAATACTTATTCTTTGTGCCTGGCTGAGCATAGCTCTTGCCTGGCACTACGAGCTTCATCCAGTAAAGGTAAGTGAGGGAGTAGTCTGTTTTTTTGGTAAGAACGAAGTTCCTACTCCTTCTAATGGAGGGGCAATTAGCAATAGTTGCTATATTGATGTAGGGGATTACTGGGTGGTTTTCGATCCTGGTCCCACTGCTCTTTTTGCCAAAGAGGCGTATGCAAAGGTGGCTGGGGACAAGCCAGTGAAGATAGTGCTAAATTCTCATGGTCATGATGACCATACTCTAGGTAATGCTTTTTTTACAAAAAGTACTATCATTGGAGCTGAAGGGATTGAAGCTTTTATGGAGCCAAGGCTATTGAAATGGTTGAATAAAGAGCAGCTACAGGGCAGTTTTTTAAAAATTCCTGATCTGCTTTTGAGCAAAAAAGCAAAAATAGCAAGCAAGAAGAGAATAGAGCTTTATGTAGTGGAAGCTCATACGAAAGCGGACTTAATCGCCTATATGCCAGAGCAAAAGATTCTTTTTGCTGGTGATATAATCTTTACCGAGCGCCTCCCATCTATTCGGGATGGGAATTTACAAAAATGGATAGCGGTGTTGGAGTGGATAAAAAAGCTTCATCCTCGTATCATCGTACCAGGACATGGCAAGAAGTACGGAGCAAAGGCTTATGCTATGACGCTAGGTTATCTCAAAGATCTCAAGGCAAAAGTAGCAAAGGCTCTCGAAGATGGCATAGAGTATGATGAGGTAACGAAAGTAGTGGATATGAGCAGATATAAAAATTTGGCTTTGTATAAAATGCTCAATAATCTCAATATTTTAGAGGTTTATCAGCAGCTGGAGATGGAGATAGAATGAAAAAAATTCTTTTAATGATTCCATTGATTATGTTTGGAATAGACTACTATTCATACAAAGATGCAGTTAAAAAAGCAAAAGAGTTGCATAAGCCTGTGATGATTGAGATTACGTCGAGTCGTTGCCACTACTGCAAATGGATGGAGAGTACTACTTTGCAAGATAAAGAGGTCGTATCTTTTATTCAAAAAAACTTTATTCCTGTGCGCATTGATGTGAGCAAAGAGGAGATTCCTAAAGGAATAGAGTATAGTATGACACCAACTTTTATTTTTATGGATCCAAAAGGGAGAATTATCAAAAAGATTCCTGGAGCTTGGAAAAAAGAGGATTTTTTTAAGATCTTAAAAGAGGTGAAGGAATGAAAAAGATAATAGCCCTTCTTTTTGGAGCGCTTTTACTCCTGGCTGATACAGAGTTTGCTGAGCCAAAACCAAGCATAGACAATCCCA
The Nitratiruptor tergarcus DSM 16512 genome window above contains:
- a CDS encoding thioredoxin family protein — translated: MKKILLMIPLIMFGIDYYSYKDAVKKAKELHKPVMIEITSSRCHYCKWMESTTLQDKEVVSFIQKNFIPVRIDVSKEEIPKGIEYSMTPTFIFMDPKGRIIKKIPGAWKKEDFFKILKEVKE
- a CDS encoding OprD family outer membrane porin, with protein sequence MRLLKLSLVAAVCIAGATATTAMAKEKRTLKGNMTLKYNVLPGNAETLSEMFTKGEWYGRVRFNSFLWDWDTEYAGKTKDNWAMGIGGSLEYKTAYWNGLGATAALYTSQNPWHMDKDEVKFVKAGKDTFSRYKVKKDGTFGMTVLAQAYLEYKRNKTSLKVGRQIFESMLTKSNDTKMIPNTFEGYSLTSRYFSGTTIKLAYFLKQKLRDHTSFHDVITFKDANGESWANNDDSAVNKALSYANFVAAGKDANHDLIVAEIANKSLVPNLKIKLNYTMVPEVVALGGIEAHYKIPLGDYNLVPGFRYIKQWDRGADDIGALGVAVANLKGKGVGYDDPGSVDSSIWMARLDLKAKNKIWWARIGYSEVADDADIIAPWRGFPTGGFTRAMAQYNWYANTKTWMVRGVVNLDKAGVVPGLKASLRYAMQDFDDDKPGVQADSNIIHLDLVEKIKSVPGLYLKFRTGIVSGDDDTIAADGKLKKDPSYNEYRFEINYLF
- a CDS encoding sensor histidine kinase, with protein sequence MILDAKKYSYRYALFYTLIIATLLFVPLFVYTSLVLDINEAKNERDLKEKALQIVGKMEEYNNDGIFQYPRFASFKSGLYDENFKPIFSLLDFIPDSFNLGYHKQQTKRYYIVELPDEHYFGAKYLIVAKEFDPWKIYRTSFLIGLGIVLILFLFSYIVLKNFSRPFEKVNQTLDNFIKDSMHEINTPLSIINVNIDLFTRKFGENRYLSRIKSAAKTLSNIYNDMDYLIKKDRIEYKKEKIDFSAFLQERVDYFQEIANLRQIKLIAKIKPNLCIYINKTKLQRIVDNTLSNAVKYSKERSKVKIYLIRVGQKAVLTVKDYGIGIEQPQKIFNRFYREEHDKGGFGIGLSIVHNIINQENITLKVVSKPSRGSAFIYYFNLSA
- the soxZ gene encoding thiosulfate oxidation carrier complex protein SoxZ, with amino-acid sequence MAKRKSIIKIKPRKYKVGDVVKVDFIVIHPMETGMRKDKKTGKIKPMHYINEVKFYFNDELFTTILPWETVSTNPYFSINMKVTGPGKIKVVYRDNLGEVHEKSKKVKPKG
- the soxX gene encoding sulfur oxidation c-type cytochrome SoxX, producing MKKGLIAVVLSSLVLTSLSAKDYKSAIESPDATKILEKDKLPPPKKYIMPKNCITKDPLAIARGKFIFHNLNGKKAKKAPPTGLTRYVVVKGKKKPKQYGNCVACHNIEGAIGPGNVGPDLHNYKKHFIDSGVRDYQYVYQQIADPRVFNPTTHMTVNLTTKLFTPQEICEIVSYIVSEKKEK
- the soxB gene encoding thiosulfohydrolase SoxB, with amino-acid sequence MNINRRDFLHIAAALGLMGVSGGKLHAAKRADEVTANDILDFDPVGKVTLLHICDMHAHLKPLYWREPSTLISAKNLVGTPGFLCGKAFMDFYGIKPNTLEAYFDTYLNFEELAKKFGKMGGVAHMKTIIDEVRRDRGKDNVLLLDSGDTWQGTAVALKTKGEAIVDAQNYLGVDVMVGHWEFTYGKERVMELLDKLNADFVSQNVVDNDPFSDTFEETVFKPYTIKEVGGAKIGIIGQSFPFTSTANPKRFTEGWSFGLRLDSLQGYVDELRKEKKVDCVVLLSHDGFSVDQEVARKVHGIDFILSGHTHDPGPKPITINGTTIIIAGSHGKFVGRLDIDIQKGRVKDFRYKLIPVASKLIPADKKGIELVDKWYKPYNRELSQVLGKTKGTLYKRDTFYSTFDALIGDAIRDTMDCEISFTPGYRWGTTLLPGDDILVDNVYEMTAITYPEVYTFELKGAKIAALLEDIADNVFNANPLYQQGGDMSRLGGVSYDIKIAAPSGKRIRNLKVNGKDLDPNRNYVVSAWGGNLQNAGENLREAKIKPVYDVVVDYVKRKGKVDISNKSNVKILDYDCGCPQKGGICS
- a CDS encoding MBL fold metallo-hydrolase encodes the protein MKAILILCAWLSIALAWHYELHPVKVSEGVVCFFGKNEVPTPSNGGAISNSCYIDVGDYWVVFDPGPTALFAKEAYAKVAGDKPVKIVLNSHGHDDHTLGNAFFTKSTIIGAEGIEAFMEPRLLKWLNKEQLQGSFLKIPDLLLSKKAKIASKKRIELYVVEAHTKADLIAYMPEQKILFAGDIIFTERLPSIRDGNLQKWIAVLEWIKKLHPRIIVPGHGKKYGAKAYAMTLGYLKDLKAKVAKALEDGIEYDEVTKVVDMSRYKNLALYKMLNNLNILEVYQQLEMEIE
- the soxY gene encoding thiosulfate oxidation carrier protein SoxY encodes the protein MERRSFLKSLSAVPALGLVSLGSVNLLADAKKAKPKGKNAITFKKALSVITDGKGAKESSKVKLIVPEIAENGAVVPVKVNVDEPIENVKSIHVLSTKNSNARCADVFLSPRNGKAYFATRIKLSGTQEVVAVAVLKDGSAIMAKKPVKVTIGGCG
- a CDS encoding response regulator transcription factor encodes the protein MVLEDEYALRISIEEFLNDLGFEVISFERGDELLDALYSEPCDALLLDVKVPGINGFELLKELREAGNEIPAIFITSMTHVDDLARGFELGCCDYIKKPFDLKELEVRLRNVLKRECFGAKKEIVELPNGYTYDLAAFELKQNGKSIPLTKQEKRILELLIKQRGNVVSIEQFCDEVWGEYVDSANIRVHITKLRKKIGKDIIKNVHGLGYKIDS
- the soxA gene encoding sulfur oxidation c-type cytochrome SoxA is translated as MKRLLSFALSLALASSLAIADEKLSMTEADRALYQEMLENNPADIFVEEGAELLEELGGEEALAKFLGVSEEKLPKYIAGFPRYIDKIGMVVSIDQMLQAFMYDQGKKPYKLKSALMDSLQAYVKSIANGEKINIDVNANEHMKKAYKLGKQMFELRRGKRGLSCYSCHSPDVVGLRLRMQILPDLGDPKVKAAATWPAYRMTKGKMFTLQKRFQQCMKNALLAKIPLGSPQMVALEVYVTNMAKGEEIHIPGLKR